A single genomic interval of Vairimorpha necatrix chromosome 5, complete sequence harbors:
- a CDS encoding putative reverse transcriptase encodes MRNQLNTQIDALKASNERLEQRIDMILTAKRGECEEPITIKADRCVKKNFNCDKKQLKVPVSSFKTCNKILKVDWLMLSIKARAKSKFMTKRKSRMKKTSSPKVTSPHTSRKKQSNWIDKLSREELLDLAIKGKSLKDYKYKIVVAYGFPRGEHIIRNIPLVKDIEGEGRGFLIRGEFCFQAAETSGSSSKKARVLFAENEVGDYISRNKSSLTKIFSDLRQNWKKYVPVDKAIKVIKRGLSDNSTVSHEEFFLSELNAKQLGKDMKVDSKLHNEP; translated from the exons ATGAGAAACCAACTCAACACACAAATTGATGCCCTAAAGGCTTCAAATGAAAGATTAGAGCAGAGAATTGACATGATTCTCACTGCTAAAAGAGGAGAGTGTGAAGAACCAATCACCATAAAAGCTGATC GGTgtgtaaaaaagaatttcaACTGTGATAAGAAACAGTTGAAAGTACCCGTTTCAAGTTTTAAAACCTGTAATAAAATACTGAAAGTTGATTGGTTAATGTTATCTATAAAAGCTCGTGCGAAGTCGAAATTTATGACTAAGCGCAAATCCAGGATGAAGAAAACTTCTTCGCCCAAGGTAACTTCTCCTCACACATCGAGGAAGAAACAGTCGAATTGGATAGATAAGCTATCCAGAGAAGAGTTGCTAGACCTAGCAATCAAAGGAAAGAGCCTCAAGGACtacaaatacaaaattgTAGTCGCTTATGGTTTCCCCCGAGGGGAACACATCATTAGG AATATTCCTCTAGTAAAAGATATTGAAGGAGAGGGCAGGGGGTTTCTTATTAGAGGTGAATTCTGCTTTCAAGCTGCAGAAACTTCAGGGAGCTCTTCAAAAAAGGCAAGAGTATTATTTGCCGAAAACGAAGTAGGCGACTATATCTCTAGGAACAAATCATCTTTGACGAAAATATTCTCCGATCTTCGTCAAAATTGGAAGAAGTATGTGCCTGTTGATAAGGCAAtaaaagttataaaaaggGGGCTATCTGATAATTCTACAGTAAGCCATGAAGAGTTCTTCCTTTCCGAGCTGAATGCGAAACAGCTCGGGAAAGACATGAAAGTTGATAGTAAACTTCACAATGAACCGtga
- a CDS encoding putative reverse transcriptase: MRNQLNTQIDALKASNERLEQRIDMILTAKRGECEEPITIKADRTDQKKEKEKFDGLAKERKQKVVEEKYSSNRKDKEWLDRCVKKNFNCDKKQLKVPVSSFKTCNKILKVDWLMLSIKARAKSKFMTKRKSRMKKTSSPKVTSPHTSRKKQSNWIDKLSREELLDLAIKGKSLKDYKYKIVVAYGFPRGEHIIRNIPLVKDIEGEGRGFLIRGEFCFQAAETSGSSSKKARVLFAENEVGDYISRNKSSLTKIFSDLRQNWKKYVPVDKAIKVIKRGLSDNSTVSHEEFFLSELNAKQLGKDMKVDSKLHNEP; this comes from the exons ATGAGAAACCAACTCAACACACAAATTGATGCCCTAAAGGCTTCAAATGAAAGATTAGAGCAGAGAATTGACATGATTCTCACTGCTAAAAGAGGAGAGTGTGAAGAACCAATCACCATAAAAGCTGATCGTACTgatcaaaaaaaggaaaaggAGAAGTTTGATGGCTTAGCAAAGG AAAGGAAACAGAAAGTTGttgaagaaaaatattcttctaACAGAAAAGACAAAGAATGGCTGGACA GGTgtgtaaaaaagaatttcaACTGTGATAAGAAACAGTTGAAAGTACCCGTTTCAAGTTTTAAAACCTGTAATAAAATACTGAAAGTTGATTGGTTAATGTTATCTATAAAAGCTCGTGCGAAGTCGAAATTTATGACTAAGCGCAAATCCAGGATGAAGAAAACTTCTTCGCCCAAGGTAACTTCTCCTCACACATCGAGGAAGAAACAGTCGAATTGGATAGATAAGCTATCCAGAGAAGAGTTGCTAGACCTAGCAATCAAAGGAAAGAGCCTCAAGGACtacaaatacaaaattgTAGTCGCTTATGGTTTCCCCCGAGGGGAACACATCATTAGG AATATTCCTCTAGTAAAAGATATTGAAGGAGAGGGCAGGGGGTTTCTTATTAGAGGTGAATTCTGCTTTCAAGCTGCAGAAACTTCAGGGAGCTCTTCAAAAAAGGCAAGAGTATTATTTGCCGAAAACGAAGTAGGCGACTATATCTCTAGGAACAAATCATCTTTGACGAAAATATTCTCCGATCTTCGTCAAAATTGGAAGAAGTATGTGCCTGTTGATAAGGCAAtaaaagttataaaaaggGGGCTATCTGATAATTCTACAGTAAGCCATGAAGAGTTCTTCCTTTCCGAGCTGAATGCGAAACAGCTCGGGAAAGACATGAAAGTTGATAGTAAACTTCACAATGAACCGtga